A window from Leptospira fletcheri encodes these proteins:
- the rpsP gene encoding 30S ribosomal protein S16: MVKIRLQRTGAKNNPHYRVVAADSRSPRDGKFIDILGHYHPAEIKEQTTLDKAKVLDWLRKGAQPTGTVLNLIKNEGIWAEYKQAAKK, from the coding sequence TTGGTTAAGATTAGACTACAAAGAACCGGAGCCAAAAACAACCCGCACTACCGGGTCGTGGCCGCAGACAGTCGTTCTCCGCGTGACGGAAAGTTCATCGATATTCTCGGACATTATCACCCTGCCGAAATCAAGGAACAGACCACGTTAGACAAGGCAAAAGTTTTAGACTGGCTTAGAAAAGGCGCCCAACCTACCGGGACCGTTCTGAACCTCATTAAAAACGAGGGAATCTGGGCGGAATACAAACAAGCCGCTAAGAAATAA
- a CDS encoding EscU/YscU/HrcU family type III secretion system export apparatus switch protein: MERLKLGIALKFVPKQDTAPKVVATGEGFLADHIRRVAENHRIPIVSNPPLAESLYSLQAGEEIPENLYRAVAAVFAYLLGENEAGEMF, from the coding sequence ATGGAGCGCTTGAAGCTAGGAATCGCCCTTAAATTCGTTCCGAAACAAGATACCGCACCGAAAGTCGTCGCGACCGGGGAAGGTTTTTTAGCCGATCACATTCGACGAGTGGCAGAGAATCATCGGATTCCTATCGTATCCAATCCGCCTCTAGCGGAGTCCTTATATTCTCTCCAGGCAGGAGAGGAAATTCCGGAGAATTTGTATAGAGCTGTAGCGGCGGTTTTCGCATACTTGTTAGGAGAAAACGAAGCAGGCGAAATGTTTTAA
- the rplS gene encoding 50S ribosomal protein L19: protein MKELLKGGLPTDQNRTLNFNVGDTVKVHYKIQESGKERIQVYEGVVISISNGGNGKSFTVRRISYDVGVERVFPLYSPRIAKIELIRKGRVRRSKLFFLRERSGKSARIRELKGGKILVAEDKKRQAAEEAAAASAATPASE, encoded by the coding sequence ATGAAAGAACTTCTGAAAGGCGGATTGCCCACGGATCAAAATCGCACCCTGAATTTCAACGTCGGGGACACCGTTAAGGTACATTATAAAATCCAAGAATCCGGAAAAGAGCGCATTCAGGTATACGAAGGAGTAGTCATTTCCATCTCAAACGGCGGAAACGGAAAATCTTTCACGGTTCGTAGGATCTCCTATGATGTAGGTGTGGAAAGGGTTTTCCCACTGTATTCTCCCAGAATCGCGAAGATCGAATTGATTCGGAAAGGTCGAGTTCGTCGTTCTAAATTGTTCTTCCTACGGGAACGCTCAGGGAAATCCGCTCGTATCCGCGAACTGAAAGGCGGTAAAATTCTGGTTGCAGAAGATAAAAAGCGTCAGGCTGCGGAAGAAGCTGCAGCAGCTTCCGCTGCGACTCCTGCTTCCGAATAA
- a CDS encoding PASTA domain-containing protein — protein MTKEEFRSKYLPVGGYLLFIAFGLVVFFIAAFLVVFVRTKSATLVVMPDVVGKPYNEVHNELNRLQLKVRLESKRYPDKTDGIIIYQSIRPGREIEAGSKVSLTVNVGLDRLVMPELKGQTLASAKNAMEKVLSGETYVSLQLGGITYVEAKNGELPDTVVDQIPEAGKNTTAREKVFLLVTKAAGKKKEGDPQTFEFKPGDSYVFAQRVLARNGIPSKAEILETKFRPENGKIESVQKNGSEYKFKVFYFEPEDRIESGYERFEYKISDNGIYKLVVKDQKDASKQLEISAPTQYQEGEKLQTVFYRAGDVTLVLLDQSGSKVKSKDYENEL, from the coding sequence GTGACAAAGGAAGAATTCCGTTCCAAATACCTCCCCGTCGGAGGTTATTTATTATTCATCGCTTTCGGCTTAGTCGTTTTTTTTATCGCAGCCTTCTTGGTGGTTTTCGTACGGACCAAGAGCGCCACTCTCGTTGTGATGCCGGATGTAGTGGGAAAGCCTTACAACGAAGTCCACAACGAGCTGAACAGACTTCAATTGAAAGTACGCTTGGAATCCAAAAGATATCCGGATAAGACGGACGGAATCATCATCTACCAATCCATCCGTCCCGGCAGAGAGATCGAAGCCGGTTCCAAAGTTTCCTTAACCGTTAACGTGGGATTGGATCGTTTGGTCATGCCAGAGCTCAAAGGACAGACCCTAGCTTCCGCAAAAAATGCGATGGAAAAAGTTCTTTCCGGAGAAACGTACGTTTCCTTGCAACTCGGAGGAATCACCTACGTGGAAGCGAAAAACGGGGAATTGCCGGATACGGTTGTGGATCAAATCCCGGAAGCGGGAAAAAATACGACCGCGAGAGAGAAAGTGTTTTTGTTAGTCACCAAGGCCGCCGGAAAGAAGAAAGAGGGAGATCCGCAGACTTTCGAATTCAAACCGGGGGATTCTTACGTGTTTGCACAAAGAGTTTTGGCGAGGAACGGAATTCCTTCCAAAGCGGAAATTTTGGAGACCAAGTTCCGTCCTGAAAACGGGAAAATCGAATCCGTACAAAAAAACGGATCGGAATACAAATTCAAGGTATTCTACTTTGAACCGGAAGATCGGATCGAAAGCGGGTATGAGAGATTCGAATATAAGATCTCCGATAATGGAATTTACAAATTGGTAGTGAAGGACCAAAAGGACGCTTCCAAACAGTTGGAAATTTCCGCACCCACGCAATACCAGGAAGGCGAAAAACTCCAAACCGTATTTTATCGGGCCGGTGACGTGACCCTGGTTTTGCTGGACCAGTCCGGCTCAAAAGTAAAATCAAAAGATTACGAGAACGAACTTTGA
- a CDS encoding ribonuclease HII yields the protein MPAGNFEPEESRFYPQGIPCGIDEAGRGPYAGPLSIALVSFFPQQFDSILKGALLPGLDDSKKLSESKRERLYSEILEIAPIRCHTFVSHSYIDRFGINRAVLEGIAKCYRLALRSPITKERGEPFLLIDGNYNFSKYVESNFLRNRSHYYTKGDSRIASIAAASIIAKVARDRWMRGIASKFPGYGFDSHKGYGSANHEKAIRALGLCRIHRLSFTKKFQ from the coding sequence TTGCCCGCGGGAAACTTCGAACCCGAAGAATCCCGTTTTTACCCGCAAGGAATCCCTTGCGGGATAGATGAAGCCGGTCGGGGCCCTTACGCAGGACCTCTCTCTATCGCTCTCGTTTCCTTTTTTCCCCAACAATTCGATTCGATTCTAAAGGGCGCTCTTTTACCAGGGTTAGACGATTCCAAGAAACTCTCGGAATCCAAGAGGGAAAGACTCTATTCCGAAATCCTGGAAATCGCTCCCATTCGTTGTCACACTTTCGTTTCCCATTCCTACATCGACCGTTTCGGAATCAATCGTGCAGTACTGGAAGGAATCGCTAAATGTTACAGGTTAGCGCTCCGTTCTCCGATCACAAAAGAAAGGGGGGAACCGTTCCTGCTCATAGACGGAAATTACAATTTTTCCAAATATGTCGAATCCAACTTTCTTCGGAATAGGTCACACTATTATACGAAAGGGGATTCCCGGATCGCAAGTATAGCTGCGGCTTCCATTATCGCAAAGGTTGCCAGGGATCGCTGGATGAGAGGAATCGCTTCCAAATTTCCAGGGTACGGTTTCGATTCCCATAAGGGTTACGGAAGCGCAAATCACGAAAAAGCGATCCGAGCCTTGGGTCTCTGTAGAATCCATCGTTTGTCCTTCACGAAAAAATTCCAATGA
- the fmt gene encoding methionyl-tRNA formyltransferase, translated as MKIAFFGTPEHSAKLFRSLLETPGIEILFAVTNPDRPKGRSKTPVFSPVKQAALEKGLPVFQFESIRKEKEKALEEFSRYSAELYLVFAYGSILPKEVFEFPRFGTINLHGSLLPDLRGASPVQTALWKGYDKTGISIQYIGEKMDEGDIIQEAEIPISLQDDTGTLMDRITELGTEHLGKLLAGPRTNPFASRPQDPSLATYCAKIKPEDRILDFTISAREVHDRIRALAPEPGAVCRFRDKRLVLHQTKWTGERDEGVLPGKLKRMDRKTLLFQCGDGLFLEILSLQPENKNRMSASDFLNGFRITEEDRFE; from the coding sequence ATGAAAATCGCTTTTTTCGGCACGCCGGAACATTCGGCCAAACTTTTTCGTTCTCTGCTCGAAACTCCCGGGATCGAGATCCTATTCGCCGTGACGAATCCGGATCGGCCGAAAGGCAGGAGCAAAACTCCCGTTTTCAGCCCGGTCAAGCAGGCCGCTTTAGAGAAAGGCTTACCGGTATTTCAATTCGAATCGATCCGAAAAGAAAAGGAAAAAGCTCTGGAGGAATTTTCCCGCTATTCCGCAGAACTCTATCTGGTTTTCGCATACGGTTCCATATTGCCGAAAGAGGTATTCGAATTTCCTCGATTCGGAACGATCAATCTGCACGGTTCTCTTCTTCCGGATTTGAGAGGGGCTTCTCCCGTTCAAACCGCTCTTTGGAAAGGTTACGACAAGACAGGAATCAGCATCCAGTACATCGGAGAGAAAATGGATGAAGGGGATATTATCCAGGAAGCGGAAATTCCGATTTCCCTCCAGGATGATACAGGAACCTTGATGGATCGAATTACGGAATTGGGAACGGAACATCTAGGAAAACTTCTCGCCGGACCGAGAACGAACCCTTTTGCTTCCCGGCCTCAGGATCCTTCCTTGGCAACCTATTGCGCGAAAATCAAACCCGAAGATCGAATTTTGGATTTTACAATTTCTGCAAGGGAAGTCCACGATCGAATCCGGGCTTTGGCCCCCGAACCGGGAGCAGTTTGTCGTTTCCGAGACAAGAGGCTCGTCCTTCACCAAACCAAGTGGACGGGGGAAAGGGACGAGGGGGTTCTACCGGGGAAATTGAAACGAATGGACAGAAAAACCCTTCTTTTCCAGTGTGGAGATGGTCTGTTCCTGGAAATCCTTTCCCTCCAACCGGAAAATAAGAACCGTATGAGCGCCTCGGATTTCCTAAACGGTTTCCGTATCACAGAAGAGGACCGGTTCGAGTGA
- the priA gene encoding replication restart helicase PriA, with protein sequence MIRYAEIAFDLPIQEDTFTYEVEPNTQVGVRVLAQLRGRKEEGIVISTHSNEPNYSVLAVEKVIDKIPIVTEDQIRLAYWMKEQYLSSLGECIHKMIPKGRRHSKVTFSEAEVEAEPLPLNEEQNKAFRGIKKDFGKESVHLLFGITGSGKTEVYLHLIRDLLKETDRGALLLVPEIGLTYHIIRKLEAVFPGQVALLHSALKVSERFKAYTDLLLGRKRIAVGTRSAVFSPVPKLGLVIIDEEHDGSFKEHSSPRYHARQVALQRCKENRGVLVLGSATPALEVYHLAISGKIGLQVLSKRPGNAIPPVVRIVENKKESRLLSSDLTFAIKQRLDRKEQVILLLNRRGYSPLLYSEREKSYVPCPNCTSHLCFHKKGTVICHLCGFKDLLSRLEAQRGENLILLGTGTQKLEEHLLESFPGSRIERLDQDSIQDRSLLTEVIDRLVKGEIDILTGTQMISKGLDAGRVTLVGVLNAGIGLGLPDFRAGERIFSLMTQVAGRAGRAELRGEVLIETHTPDHPVLQMAIHQDYVKFYESELPIRKELFYPPFSRLVRVLARSTDESASAKTIETVSGLLQKHLPEPNSVLLGPAPCPFYKIDKNFRNHILIKTSSPGKWREILRQEIRPLKIPKNVYLELDFDPVDLV encoded by the coding sequence TTGATTCGCTACGCCGAAATCGCCTTCGACCTACCCATACAAGAAGACACCTTCACTTACGAAGTAGAACCAAATACGCAGGTCGGAGTACGGGTTCTGGCCCAGCTCCGAGGGAGGAAAGAAGAAGGCATCGTAATTTCTACGCATTCCAACGAACCCAATTACTCCGTCTTAGCCGTGGAGAAAGTAATCGATAAGATACCGATCGTCACGGAAGACCAGATCCGATTGGCTTATTGGATGAAGGAACAGTACCTCTCTTCTTTAGGCGAATGCATTCATAAAATGATTCCGAAGGGTAGAAGACATTCGAAAGTTACATTTTCGGAAGCGGAAGTCGAAGCGGAACCTCTACCTCTGAACGAGGAGCAAAATAAGGCGTTTCGGGGAATCAAAAAAGATTTCGGAAAAGAATCGGTCCATCTTCTCTTCGGAATCACAGGAAGCGGAAAAACGGAGGTCTATCTACATTTGATCCGGGACCTCTTAAAGGAAACGGACCGAGGAGCGCTCCTGCTTGTTCCCGAAATCGGATTAACGTACCATATTATCCGAAAATTAGAAGCGGTCTTTCCCGGCCAAGTCGCCTTACTCCATTCCGCTCTTAAGGTCTCGGAGAGATTCAAAGCGTACACGGACCTGCTTCTCGGCCGTAAGAGGATAGCCGTCGGGACCAGGTCCGCGGTCTTTTCTCCCGTCCCGAAATTGGGACTCGTCATTATAGACGAAGAGCATGACGGTTCCTTTAAGGAACATTCCAGTCCCAGATACCATGCCCGCCAAGTCGCTCTCCAGAGATGCAAAGAAAATCGGGGGGTATTGGTTCTGGGGTCGGCGACGCCGGCACTCGAAGTCTACCATTTGGCGATCAGCGGAAAGATCGGATTACAGGTGTTGAGCAAGCGCCCAGGAAACGCGATCCCGCCCGTCGTACGGATCGTGGAAAACAAAAAGGAATCCCGTCTTCTTAGCTCGGACCTTACGTTCGCGATCAAACAGAGATTGGACAGAAAGGAACAAGTCATTCTGTTATTGAACCGAAGAGGTTATAGCCCTTTATTGTATTCGGAAAGGGAAAAATCCTACGTTCCCTGTCCGAACTGCACTTCTCATCTTTGCTTCCACAAAAAAGGAACCGTGATCTGTCATCTTTGCGGTTTCAAAGATCTCTTATCCAGATTGGAAGCTCAAAGGGGGGAAAATCTGATCCTCCTGGGAACCGGAACACAGAAATTGGAGGAACACCTTCTCGAGTCCTTTCCGGGTTCCAGAATCGAGAGATTGGACCAGGATTCGATCCAAGATCGTTCGTTATTAACCGAAGTGATCGATCGACTCGTAAAAGGGGAAATAGATATCCTGACAGGCACCCAGATGATCTCGAAGGGCTTAGACGCGGGAAGAGTCACTCTCGTGGGAGTTCTGAACGCGGGTATAGGTCTGGGCTTGCCCGATTTCAGAGCAGGTGAAAGGATTTTTTCCTTGATGACCCAAGTCGCGGGAAGAGCGGGGAGGGCGGAGTTGCGAGGAGAAGTCCTGATAGAAACGCATACTCCCGACCATCCAGTCCTACAAATGGCAATCCATCAGGATTACGTAAAATTTTACGAATCCGAACTACCGATCAGAAAAGAATTGTTTTATCCTCCGTTTTCCAGATTGGTCAGAGTTCTCGCGAGATCGACGGACGAATCCGCCTCCGCCAAAACGATCGAAACGGTTTCGGGCCTGCTTCAAAAACACCTTCCGGAACCGAATTCCGTCCTTCTCGGTCCGGCACCCTGTCCTTTCTATAAAATAGATAAGAATTTTCGAAACCATATCCTGATCAAGACATCCTCTCCGGGAAAGTGGAGAGAAATCTTACGACAGGAAATCCGCCCCTTAAAGATTCCGAAAAACGTTTACTTGGAATTGGATTTTGATCCTGTGGATCTAGTCTGA
- the rimM gene encoding ribosome maturation factor RimM (Essential for efficient processing of 16S rRNA) codes for MTDDRILVGKLGKPFGLKGLVRLVAQDSSVPSLQLPLSVKLKFRGKPDMDLVLLEAKVHSGKIHLLFQGYSTPEDSAKLTGGDLFVDPSHFPPSKEGEFYLFELKGLKGIRENGEDLGWTLVDLMENPAHPILVFQAQESDQEEILIPFLEIYVGEIRLSEKRIVLRNPEVWNEV; via the coding sequence TTGACTGACGACCGGATTCTTGTCGGAAAGCTGGGCAAACCTTTCGGATTGAAAGGTTTGGTCCGGCTGGTAGCACAGGATAGTTCGGTTCCTTCTCTCCAACTCCCTCTTTCAGTCAAACTCAAGTTCCGAGGAAAACCGGATATGGATCTGGTCTTACTCGAAGCAAAGGTTCATTCCGGTAAAATCCATCTTTTGTTCCAGGGTTATTCTACACCCGAAGACTCAGCGAAATTGACAGGGGGGGATCTATTTGTCGATCCCAGCCATTTTCCGCCTAGCAAAGAAGGAGAATTCTATCTTTTTGAACTGAAAGGGTTGAAGGGAATCCGGGAAAATGGAGAAGATCTAGGTTGGACTCTCGTAGATCTTATGGAAAATCCTGCCCATCCGATATTGGTATTTCAAGCTCAAGAATCGGATCAAGAGGAAATTCTTATTCCATTTCTGGAAATCTATGTAGGCGAAATACGCTTGTCGGAAAAGAGGATCGTACTTAGGAATCCGGAGGTTTGGAATGAAGTTTAA
- the trmD gene encoding tRNA (guanosine(37)-N1)-methyltransferase TrmD, whose protein sequence is MKFNFITLFPSKIQSYFAEGLQEKAIRAGIFSVHTVHLRDYSNNKHFKVDDTPYGGGPGMLLKVEPVHLALQSLGEQKGLVIVPTPSGIPFTQEVAVRLAKRKGPITLISGYYEGIDHRVSEHLVDIELSLGNYVISAGDLASLCIADAVSRLLPGFMGDQESLEDESHNDQNVLEYPQYTKPSEYNGWKVPEVLLSGNHAAIESWREKNRKRIDPEKTRNL, encoded by the coding sequence ATGAAGTTTAATTTCATCACGCTATTCCCTTCTAAGATTCAGTCCTATTTTGCCGAAGGCCTGCAGGAAAAAGCGATCCGAGCCGGGATCTTTTCCGTTCATACCGTTCACTTACGGGATTACTCCAATAACAAACATTTCAAGGTGGACGACACCCCTTATGGGGGTGGGCCAGGAATGTTATTAAAAGTGGAACCGGTGCATTTGGCATTGCAATCTCTGGGGGAACAAAAAGGGCTGGTGATTGTTCCGACGCCTTCCGGAATTCCTTTCACACAAGAGGTCGCAGTTCGTCTAGCCAAACGAAAAGGTCCGATCACTCTGATCTCCGGATATTACGAAGGCATCGACCATCGAGTTTCCGAACATCTTGTTGACATAGAGCTATCCCTTGGAAATTATGTAATTTCAGCCGGAGATTTGGCCAGCCTTTGTATCGCGGACGCCGTGTCCAGGCTTTTGCCCGGATTCATGGGCGACCAAGAAAGCCTGGAAGACGAGTCGCATAACGATCAAAACGTATTGGAGTATCCTCAATACACGAAACCCTCCGAGTACAACGGATGGAAAGTTCCGGAAGTTTTGCTGAGCGGAAATCACGCTGCGATAGAATCCTGGCGTGAGAAGAATAGAAAAAGAATCGACCCCGAGAAAACGAGGAATCTATGA
- a CDS encoding sigma-54-dependent transcriptional regulator, with protein MKIFIVDDEPEIRKSLKDILEDEDYEVEHFANGRSFLKQLKTERPGLVLLDVWLGKEDGLVLLDECKKIYPTLPVLMISGHGTIELAVQATKKGAVDFLEKPLSIEKVLEAVEGVLARQERTELPEIKLEYDEILGNSLAIQKVKFAIAQAAATNARVFIYGENGTGKELVARTIFKNSKRKDQPFVEINCAAIPEELIESELFGYAKGAFTGAMESRIGKFEAANGGTLFLDEICDMSLSTQAKVLRILQEQRFEKLGSTETVSVDVRIIAATNIPVEEAIRDGKFREDLYYRLNVIPIVIPPLRDRKPDIPLLVDHYVGLTLAENNLPPKKIEKEALSLLENHFWPGNIRELKNVIERLCILTVGDSIRAQDVKDSLTGFLKANDLVEKGDFKRAKEEFEKQYIIKTLQMNEGNVSKTSKALGIERSHLYRKMKSLGIQTENVHD; from the coding sequence ATGAAGATATTCATCGTTGACGACGAACCGGAAATCAGAAAGTCCCTCAAGGATATCCTCGAGGATGAAGATTATGAAGTGGAACATTTTGCCAACGGAAGGTCCTTTCTAAAACAATTGAAAACGGAAAGACCGGGCTTGGTGCTTTTGGACGTCTGGCTGGGGAAGGAAGACGGACTCGTTCTGTTGGACGAATGCAAGAAGATCTATCCGACTCTGCCCGTATTGATGATTTCCGGACACGGGACCATAGAGTTGGCCGTTCAAGCCACCAAAAAAGGAGCTGTGGATTTTTTAGAAAAGCCTCTATCGATCGAAAAAGTTCTGGAAGCGGTGGAAGGCGTGCTCGCGCGCCAGGAAAGGACGGAACTCCCAGAAATCAAATTGGAATACGACGAGATTCTGGGAAATTCCTTGGCGATCCAGAAAGTAAAGTTCGCGATCGCTCAAGCGGCCGCGACGAACGCAAGAGTGTTCATATACGGAGAGAACGGTACAGGCAAGGAGTTGGTTGCACGAACCATCTTCAAAAATTCCAAGAGAAAGGACCAACCCTTCGTCGAGATTAATTGCGCAGCAATCCCTGAGGAATTGATAGAATCGGAATTGTTCGGATACGCAAAAGGCGCGTTTACCGGAGCGATGGAATCTAGGATCGGAAAATTCGAAGCCGCCAACGGCGGAACGTTGTTTTTGGATGAGATCTGCGATATGTCTTTGTCCACCCAGGCCAAAGTTCTCCGAATTCTGCAGGAACAGAGATTCGAAAAATTGGGAAGTACGGAAACGGTTTCCGTGGACGTACGAATCATAGCGGCAACCAATATTCCCGTGGAGGAAGCGATCCGGGATGGAAAATTCCGCGAGGATCTCTATTATCGTTTGAACGTGATTCCGATCGTCATCCCTCCGTTGCGGGACAGAAAACCGGATATACCGCTCCTTGTGGACCATTACGTAGGTCTCACTTTGGCGGAAAACAACCTTCCCCCTAAAAAAATCGAAAAGGAAGCTCTCTCCCTCCTAGAGAATCATTTTTGGCCGGGAAATATCCGTGAATTGAAAAACGTGATCGAAAGACTTTGCATATTGACGGTAGGCGATTCCATTCGGGCACAAGACGTAAAGGATTCCCTGACGGGATTTTTGAAAGCAAACGATCTTGTGGAAAAAGGGGATTTCAAGCGGGCCAAAGAGGAATTCGAGAAGCAATATATTATAAAAACATTGCAGATGAACGAAGGAAACGTATCCAAGACATCCAAAGCTTTGGGAATAGAAAGGTCTCACTTGTATCGTAAGATGAAATCTCTCGGAATCCAGACGGAAAACGTCCATGACTAA
- a CDS encoding HD-GYP domain-containing protein, whose protein sequence is MKKVSVAELKPGMRFTKPVYLDKENLFITSNTPITDSDLERLKRFGITEVLTHGDPLQINTDPEFLETQIEDVILSTIVDEDLLPLKGIYDNLNRIKIQFSSLYKATFNVVQDVYRKAAEEKTFEYGPIRDQAEAMADFVRTHSNLSYLILGMNNPGYYLYNQITNSTFYALIIGKLLDYSRPKMVDLAISCLVADVGMTKVPATISEKTDQLNDEEYKSILKHTIIGYQILTQRIKIKNSLAVVALQHHERYDGKGYPQKLAGASIEEAARIYAIADNFSALITNRPHRKRILPHEAIKSMISMDVGKFDLKIVRTFLNHVSLYPVGSCVELSDKRIGIVLSSNPDKPLRPSIRILKDEYGTFVRHLILVDLVKENHLFIVKALDLQDVTGSH, encoded by the coding sequence ATGAAAAAAGTAAGTGTTGCGGAACTGAAACCGGGGATGAGATTCACCAAACCCGTTTATCTGGACAAGGAAAACCTTTTTATTACTTCCAATACACCGATCACGGATTCCGATTTGGAAAGGTTGAAGAGGTTCGGAATCACGGAAGTGCTTACTCACGGGGATCCTTTGCAAATCAATACGGATCCGGAATTTTTAGAAACCCAGATAGAGGACGTCATTCTAAGCACGATCGTAGATGAAGACCTTCTACCGCTCAAGGGAATCTACGACAACCTGAATCGAATCAAGATCCAATTTTCCTCGTTGTACAAAGCCACGTTCAACGTAGTTCAGGACGTATACAGAAAAGCGGCCGAAGAGAAGACCTTCGAATACGGTCCGATCCGGGACCAAGCCGAGGCAATGGCGGACTTCGTAAGAACCCACAGCAATCTTTCCTATCTGATCTTAGGGATGAACAACCCGGGGTATTATCTGTATAACCAGATCACAAACTCCACTTTTTACGCTCTCATCATCGGGAAATTGCTGGATTATTCCCGCCCAAAAATGGTGGACCTTGCTATTTCCTGTTTGGTCGCAGACGTGGGGATGACAAAGGTTCCGGCGACCATTTCCGAAAAAACGGACCAACTGAACGACGAGGAATACAAATCGATCCTAAAACACACCATCATCGGATACCAAATTCTGACCCAGAGGATTAAGATCAAGAACAGCCTAGCCGTGGTAGCTCTCCAGCACCACGAAAGATACGATGGAAAAGGGTATCCGCAAAAATTGGCGGGAGCGTCCATCGAAGAAGCGGCGAGAATCTATGCGATTGCCGACAATTTTTCCGCGTTGATCACGAACCGTCCGCATCGCAAAAGGATTCTTCCGCACGAGGCGATCAAGTCCATGATCAGCATGGACGTGGGAAAGTTCGATTTAAAAATCGTGCGCACTTTTCTGAATCACGTATCCCTATACCCGGTGGGATCCTGCGTGGAACTTTCCGACAAGCGGATCGGGATCGTGCTTAGCTCCAATCCGGATAAACCTCTCAGGCCTAGTATCCGCATTCTAAAAGACGAATACGGAACTTTCGTTCGCCATCTCATTCTTGTGGATTTGGTGAAGGAGAACCATCTCTTTATCGTTAAGGCTCTGGACCTGCAGGACGTTACGGGCAGTCACTGA
- a CDS encoding KH domain-containing protein: MEELVRYIVTSLVDHPEEISVTEIEGEEQTVLELRVSPKDVGKVIGKNGRIAKSLRAILTAASVKAGKNISLEIID; the protein is encoded by the coding sequence ATGGAAGAATTAGTCCGTTATATCGTTACTTCTCTAGTGGACCATCCGGAAGAGATTTCCGTAACGGAAATAGAAGGCGAAGAACAAACCGTTCTGGAGTTACGGGTTTCTCCCAAAGACGTGGGAAAAGTGATCGGTAAAAACGGAAGAATCGCAAAGTCTCTCCGTGCGATCCTTACGGCAGCCTCGGTGAAGGCCGGCAAAAATATCTCCTTAGAAATTATTGACTGA
- the rpe gene encoding ribulose-phosphate 3-epimerase, protein MKISASILAAQLTSLSSQIPSFQQESIDLIHMDVMDGNFVPQISFGEAITKEVKGMTSIPLDVHLMVEKPENHVAKYFELHPYCITFHAETTRFPIRLAQEIKKSGTKVGVSLNPGTPVQVLETLLPYLDLVLIMTVEPGFYGQKFVDGGLEKIRKVKSLISSFPIELEVDGGVNDSNIRALAEAGTDICVVGAGLFKTGTPNDNGKKLKKIAVGAA, encoded by the coding sequence TTGAAGATATCCGCCTCCATTTTAGCAGCTCAATTAACTTCTCTTTCCTCCCAAATCCCTTCGTTTCAACAAGAAAGCATAGATCTGATCCATATGGATGTGATGGACGGAAATTTCGTTCCTCAGATCAGCTTTGGAGAAGCGATCACGAAGGAAGTCAAAGGAATGACCTCTATCCCTTTGGACGTTCACCTGATGGTGGAAAAACCGGAAAACCACGTAGCAAAATATTTCGAACTCCATCCTTACTGCATTACCTTTCATGCGGAAACCACCCGTTTTCCGATCCGGCTCGCCCAGGAAATCAAAAAGAGCGGAACCAAAGTCGGAGTTTCGCTGAATCCGGGCACTCCGGTACAGGTTCTGGAAACACTGCTGCCTTACTTGGATTTGGTGCTGATCATGACTGTGGAGCCCGGCTTTTACGGACAGAAATTCGTGGACGGAGGCTTGGAAAAAATCCGCAAAGTCAAATCCCTAATTTCGTCCTTTCCCATAGAACTAGAAGTCGATGGTGGAGTGAACGATTCGAATATTCGGGCTCTCGCGGAAGCAGGCACGGATATTTGCGTAGTTGGGGCAGGCCTATTCAAAACCGGGACACCCAATGACAACGGCAAAAAACTCAAGAAAATCGCGGTAGGCGCAGCCTAG